The following are encoded in a window of Roseimaritima ulvae genomic DNA:
- a CDS encoding aminotransferase class III-fold pyridoxal phosphate-dependent enzyme: MNASAADALRSDPRVAEAKRLLREAVADHGADLTQVREPLEGLQAEYQNMLERLEVARGGKPIWPYLSGGLGNGPWVELADGSVKLDMIGGIGVHGAGHSHPAILDAAVDAALEDTVMQGNLQQHPPSLLMSERLLKLATAQGAPLQHCMLSTSGAMANENALKIALHRATPANRVIAFDNAFAGRSLAMAAITDRPKYRQGLPVALQVDYLPFLDPERPQQSQQQAVDELQRLLARHPGRYGAFWAELFAGEGGYYSGSKEFFTALCEPLKAAGVPIIFDEIQSFSRFSQPFAFQHYGLDKYVDIVTVGKVTQVCATLYGEAFKPTGPILSQTFTGASSAIAAGLAMLDALEEANCFGADGANLQRHRYFADRLTALAERYPEVVKGPFGEGMMIAFTPGDGSFETAKWFMDTMYEDGLLGFVCGAEPTRIRFLPAPAITTNEHIDKVIELLTGVVEKYQATKP, translated from the coding sequence GACGCAGGTCCGCGAACCGCTGGAAGGTTTGCAAGCCGAATACCAAAACATGCTTGAACGATTGGAAGTCGCTCGCGGGGGCAAACCGATCTGGCCTTACCTATCCGGCGGCTTAGGCAACGGGCCCTGGGTCGAGCTGGCTGATGGCAGTGTCAAATTAGATATGATCGGCGGCATCGGTGTCCACGGTGCTGGCCACAGCCATCCGGCGATTCTGGACGCAGCCGTCGACGCGGCTTTGGAAGACACGGTGATGCAGGGCAATCTGCAACAGCATCCCCCCAGCCTGCTGATGAGCGAGCGTCTGTTGAAACTGGCCACCGCGCAGGGGGCGCCGCTGCAGCACTGTATGCTCAGCACCAGCGGAGCGATGGCCAATGAAAACGCGCTCAAGATCGCCTTACATCGCGCCACGCCCGCCAACCGTGTGATCGCTTTCGACAATGCCTTTGCCGGCCGCTCTCTGGCGATGGCCGCGATCACCGACCGCCCCAAATATCGCCAGGGGCTGCCGGTCGCCTTGCAGGTTGACTACCTGCCGTTTCTGGATCCTGAGCGTCCGCAGCAGAGTCAGCAGCAGGCCGTCGACGAACTGCAACGGCTGCTCGCCCGACACCCTGGCCGCTACGGCGCCTTTTGGGCCGAGCTGTTTGCGGGTGAAGGCGGTTATTACTCCGGCAGCAAGGAATTTTTCACCGCCTTGTGCGAACCTTTAAAAGCCGCCGGAGTGCCGATTATTTTCGACGAAATTCAATCCTTCTCACGGTTCAGCCAGCCCTTTGCCTTTCAGCATTACGGCTTGGATAAATACGTCGACATCGTGACCGTTGGCAAAGTCACCCAGGTGTGCGCCACGCTGTATGGAGAAGCCTTCAAGCCCACCGGCCCCATTCTCAGTCAAACCTTTACCGGTGCGTCATCGGCCATCGCCGCGGGCCTGGCGATGTTGGACGCCTTGGAGGAAGCGAATTGTTTCGGAGCCGACGGTGCGAACCTGCAACGCCATCGCTATTTCGCCGACCGCCTGACGGCACTGGCCGAGCGGTACCCTGAGGTTGTCAAAGGACCGTTTGGGGAAGGCATGATGATCGCGTTCACACCCGGCGACGGCAGTTTTGAAACCGCCAAATGGTTCATGGATACGATGTACGAAGACGGTTTGTTGGGGTTTGTCTGCGGCGCCGAACCAACCCGGATTCGCTTCCTGCCCGCCCCGGCGATCACCACCAATGAACACATCGACAAAGTGATCGAATTGCTGACCGGTGTGGTGGAGAAGTACCAGGCAACCAAGCCGTAG
- a CDS encoding DUF1501 domain-containing protein: protein MNPLRPLRTANTALSRRQMLQRCGSGAGMLGLAALLADERALAASSAIDPLAPRAPHFASKAKRVIWFFINGGPSQVDTFDYKPELAKADGKQLEGFDKFTGFFANSVGGVMKSPFQFTPRGQSGKMVSEIFPHLGEHVDKMAFIHSGHTESNNHSPALFMMNCGLPRMGYPCVGSWVTYGLGSESRNLPAFVVMSDPLNRGLPKGQASNWSAGFLPGAFQGTWLKPQGAPIDNLQRPAAMNDAQQRAQLDFLSQLNSLHREQQANEAELTARIESYELAYRMQMSAPEALAIDQEPEHVQKLYGLDQPHCKHFAKQCLTARRMVERGVRFVQIYSGGMENQRSWDGHNDIKGNHAGFAKETDQPIAGLLADLEQRGLLDETLVIWCGEFGRLPVAQKAAKPGRDHNPHCFTAWLAGGGIKGGVSHGESDEIGHKAAVDKVHVNDLHATILHQLGLNHEQLTYTYNGRRFRLTDVGGNVIHNIIA from the coding sequence ATGAATCCACTGCGTCCCCTCCGAACCGCGAACACCGCTCTCTCGCGACGCCAAATGCTGCAACGCTGCGGCAGCGGCGCCGGCATGCTGGGCTTGGCGGCGTTGCTGGCCGATGAACGGGCGCTGGCAGCCTCCAGCGCCATCGATCCCTTGGCACCTCGAGCTCCCCACTTCGCCTCCAAAGCCAAGCGGGTGATCTGGTTCTTCATCAATGGCGGCCCCAGCCAGGTCGATACCTTTGACTACAAGCCCGAACTTGCCAAAGCCGACGGGAAACAACTCGAAGGTTTTGACAAATTCACCGGCTTCTTTGCCAACTCGGTGGGCGGCGTGATGAAGTCGCCCTTTCAATTCACGCCCCGCGGTCAAAGCGGCAAAATGGTGTCGGAGATTTTTCCGCACCTGGGCGAACATGTCGACAAGATGGCGTTTATCCATTCGGGACATACCGAATCCAATAACCACTCGCCCGCCCTGTTCATGATGAACTGTGGCTTGCCCCGCATGGGTTACCCCTGCGTCGGTTCCTGGGTGACCTACGGACTGGGCAGCGAAAGCCGTAATCTGCCGGCGTTTGTGGTCATGAGTGATCCGCTGAATCGCGGCTTGCCCAAAGGTCAAGCGTCCAACTGGAGCGCCGGGTTCCTGCCGGGTGCGTTCCAGGGCACATGGCTGAAACCTCAAGGCGCGCCGATCGATAACCTGCAACGTCCCGCCGCGATGAACGACGCTCAACAACGTGCACAACTGGACTTCCTAAGTCAATTAAATTCGCTGCACCGCGAACAACAAGCCAATGAAGCGGAGCTGACCGCACGTATCGAATCGTACGAATTGGCCTACCGCATGCAAATGTCGGCCCCCGAAGCGCTGGCCATCGACCAGGAACCCGAACATGTGCAGAAGCTGTACGGGCTGGACCAACCCCACTGCAAACATTTTGCGAAACAGTGTTTGACCGCCCGCCGGATGGTCGAACGCGGCGTGCGGTTCGTGCAAATCTATTCCGGCGGCATGGAGAACCAACGCAGCTGGGATGGGCATAACGACATTAAGGGCAACCATGCGGGCTTCGCCAAAGAGACCGATCAACCGATCGCCGGGTTGCTTGCTGACCTGGAACAGAGAGGGCTGTTAGATGAAACGCTGGTGATTTGGTGCGGCGAGTTCGGGCGATTGCCGGTAGCCCAGAAAGCCGCCAAACCGGGCCGCGATCACAACCCGCACTGTTTCACCGCGTGGCTGGCCGGTGGCGGCATCAAGGGCGGCGTCAGCCACGGCGAATCCGACGAAATCGGTCACAAAGCCGCCGTGGACAAAGTTCACGTCAACGACCTGCACGCCACCATCCTGCACCAGCTGGGCCTGAACCACGAACAGCTGACCTACACCTACAACGGCCGCCGCTTTCGACTAACCGACGTCGGCGGCAACGTGATCCACAACATCATCGCGTAG
- a CDS encoding PSD1 and planctomycete cytochrome C domain-containing protein: MMIRFCFSVVLCLVLVGSLAADEPQNKPVPPGGENHVEQSKQGLQLFKQSIRGILTEHCLDCHGGKSTKADFDLATRDALLDSGFVEDTAADSFLLELLRHEAEPAMPFKADKLSEETIASIARWIDLGAPYDKPLADRPEGAEVLPMQVTDEDRQFWSLAPLAEVTPPELSGDTWSRNTIDRFVVARQREAGVQGNPIASRQVLVRRAYLDLLGLPPSPEQTTAFVNDPDPLAYEKLIDRLLESEHYGERWARHWMDVARFAESTGFEHDYDRKTAYHYRDFLIAAFNQDMPWDQMTRWQLAGDELAPEDPQAWMATGFMAAGVFPTQLTEAEFETARYDELDDIVATTGVSFLGLSIGCARCHDHKFDPIPTRDYYALAATFAKTIRSEKTLEFQSDDYPDKLEAWQQRYAQLTTELSAYETQTLEPKFAAWLAAAELPEQPSDSPWQILDLTDVRSRGKVEFSRQSDGAWLASGTPPAQDEYTILADAPAGAAALRIEALTHASMPRRGPGRAANGNFALGNLTIDAVPSNTAADVQGTPIKLVHPRATHQQNTGGLSVASSLDDDINTTGWAVDFGGIGKDQAAIFEFEQPLATASRLVIRMRFHVNTKHALGRFRLSVSPDAKADFALGEGTSVEFTAAVEKVRTGNADQLSATQRTLLRDWYAAEDLAWQKLRRAVADHKASKPAPDTRKVLIYSEGVQPLKHHADGRGYPHFYPEVHLLKRGDAKQKQQRMDPGMLQVLPQFELSATGEQTELPPRSRLAAWITDPDQGAGFLLARVIVNRMWHHHFGRGIVETPNDFGFQGARPSHPELLDWLAADLIHHGWKLKRLHKQMLTSATYMQTSDTDATRSATDIDNQWLWRFQPRRLEAEVIRDSMLASSGRLDSTMYGPGTLDPNMRRRSIYFTIKRSRFIPMMQIFDWPEHLVSIGKRSVTAIAPQALALMNSTAARHDATALATLVGGPQTSDADAVAAVYLRLFSRQPTSQEAELAALFLQSQAARYGDAEQGRKAALIDFCQALYCSNEFLYLP, translated from the coding sequence ATGATGATCCGCTTTTGTTTCTCCGTTGTGCTCTGCCTAGTGCTGGTCGGCTCCCTGGCCGCTGACGAACCGCAGAATAAACCCGTCCCCCCGGGGGGCGAGAACCACGTCGAACAATCCAAACAGGGCCTGCAGTTGTTTAAGCAGTCCATCCGCGGGATCCTCACCGAACACTGTCTGGACTGTCACGGCGGCAAATCCACCAAGGCCGATTTTGATCTGGCCACCCGCGACGCTTTGCTGGACAGCGGATTTGTCGAAGACACCGCCGCGGACAGTTTTCTGCTGGAATTGCTGCGACACGAAGCCGAGCCGGCGATGCCCTTCAAAGCCGACAAGCTGTCCGAGGAAACGATCGCCAGCATCGCTCGCTGGATCGATCTGGGGGCTCCCTACGACAAGCCGCTGGCCGACCGCCCCGAAGGAGCGGAAGTCCTACCGATGCAGGTCACCGATGAGGACCGACAGTTCTGGTCCCTCGCGCCGCTGGCCGAAGTCACCCCGCCAGAGCTCAGTGGCGATACGTGGAGTCGGAACACCATCGATCGCTTCGTGGTCGCTCGCCAACGCGAGGCGGGCGTGCAGGGTAACCCCATCGCCTCGCGGCAAGTCCTGGTGCGTCGCGCTTACCTGGACCTGCTGGGTTTGCCCCCCAGCCCCGAACAAACCACCGCGTTTGTCAACGATCCCGACCCGTTGGCCTACGAAAAATTAATCGATCGGCTGTTGGAATCCGAGCACTACGGCGAACGCTGGGCACGACACTGGATGGACGTGGCTCGGTTTGCCGAAAGCACCGGCTTTGAACACGACTACGACCGCAAGACCGCCTACCACTATCGAGACTTTTTGATTGCCGCGTTCAACCAGGACATGCCCTGGGACCAAATGACCCGCTGGCAACTGGCCGGCGACGAACTGGCTCCGGAAGATCCGCAAGCTTGGATGGCCACCGGATTCATGGCCGCGGGCGTGTTCCCCACCCAGCTGACCGAAGCGGAATTTGAAACCGCCCGCTACGATGAGCTGGATGACATCGTAGCCACCACGGGCGTTTCGTTTTTAGGACTGTCGATCGGCTGCGCTCGCTGCCATGACCACAAATTCGACCCCATACCTACCCGCGACTACTACGCCCTGGCGGCCACCTTCGCCAAAACGATCCGCAGCGAGAAAACACTCGAATTCCAATCCGACGACTACCCCGACAAACTGGAAGCTTGGCAACAACGCTACGCCCAACTGACGACCGAGCTGTCGGCGTACGAAACGCAAACGCTGGAGCCCAAGTTCGCCGCTTGGTTAGCGGCCGCCGAGTTGCCCGAGCAACCTTCCGACAGTCCCTGGCAAATTCTCGACCTGACCGACGTCCGTTCGCGGGGCAAGGTTGAGTTCAGCCGGCAAAGCGATGGGGCTTGGCTGGCCAGCGGCACGCCGCCGGCGCAGGACGAATACACCATCCTGGCCGACGCGCCGGCCGGAGCGGCAGCGTTGCGAATCGAAGCACTAACCCATGCCTCGATGCCTCGTCGAGGCCCCGGCCGAGCTGCCAATGGGAATTTTGCACTGGGCAATCTGACCATCGACGCCGTCCCCAGCAATACCGCGGCGGATGTCCAAGGGACGCCCATCAAACTGGTTCATCCACGAGCAACGCACCAACAAAACACCGGCGGCTTGTCGGTGGCCAGCTCTCTGGATGACGACATCAACACCACCGGATGGGCGGTGGACTTCGGCGGCATCGGCAAAGATCAAGCCGCCATCTTCGAGTTTGAACAACCGCTAGCCACGGCTTCGCGTTTGGTGATTCGGATGCGGTTCCACGTCAACACCAAACATGCTTTGGGGCGGTTTCGGTTGAGCGTGTCGCCAGATGCCAAAGCCGATTTTGCGCTCGGCGAAGGCACTTCGGTGGAATTCACCGCGGCGGTCGAAAAGGTTCGCACCGGCAACGCGGACCAACTTTCCGCCACTCAGCGAACGCTGCTGCGAGACTGGTATGCCGCCGAGGATTTGGCTTGGCAGAAACTGCGGCGCGCGGTCGCCGATCACAAAGCCAGCAAGCCCGCGCCGGACACGCGCAAGGTGTTGATCTACAGCGAAGGCGTCCAACCGCTCAAGCATCACGCCGACGGCCGCGGCTACCCCCACTTTTATCCCGAGGTGCATCTGCTCAAACGTGGCGACGCCAAACAGAAGCAGCAGCGGATGGACCCTGGCATGCTGCAGGTGCTGCCGCAATTTGAACTTTCCGCGACCGGCGAGCAAACCGAGCTACCGCCGCGCAGCCGGTTGGCGGCCTGGATCACGGATCCTGACCAGGGCGCCGGTTTTCTGCTGGCTCGCGTGATCGTCAATCGCATGTGGCACCACCACTTCGGTCGCGGCATCGTGGAAACGCCCAACGATTTTGGTTTTCAAGGCGCCCGTCCCAGCCACCCCGAATTGCTCGACTGGCTGGCCGCCGATCTGATCCACCACGGCTGGAAGCTAAAACGGCTGCACAAACAAATGCTGACCTCCGCGACGTATATGCAGACCAGCGATACGGACGCCACCCGTTCGGCCACCGATATCGACAACCAGTGGCTATGGCGATTCCAGCCCCGGCGATTGGAAGCGGAGGTGATTCGGGATTCGATGTTGGCGAGCAGCGGACGTCTGGATTCCACGATGTATGGGCCGGGAACGCTGGATCCCAACATGCGGCGGCGAAGCATTTATTTTACGATCAAACGCAGCCGCTTTATTCCCATGATGCAAATCTTTGATTGGCCGGAACACCTAGTCAGCATCGGCAAACGCTCCGTCACCGCGATCGCTCCGCAAGCCCTGGCGTTGATGAACAGCACGGCGGCGCGGCACGACGCCACGGCCTTGGCCACGCTGGTCGGCGGGCCGCAAACATCCGACGCCGATGCGGTTGCGGCCGTGTACCTACGGCTGTTCAGCCGCCAGCCCACGTCACAAGAAGCCGAATTGGCGGCCTTGTTCTTGCAGTCCCAAGCAGCGCGTTACGGCGATGCCGAGCAGGGGCGGAAAGCGGCCCTGATCGATTTTTGCCAAGCCCTCTATTGCTCCAACGAATTCCTGTACTTGCCATGA
- a CDS encoding phytoene desaturase family protein, translated as MSAFDAIVVGGGPNGLAAAITLARAGRSVLVREAKDRLGGGARTAELTLPGFQHDICSAIHPLGVASPFFRSLPLTDFGLQWIHPELPLAHPIDGDRAARVSRSLEETADGFGEDVKAYRQVFEYFCRHAESLLEETLGPLHFPKHPLLLARFGLRGVRSAKAFVDRWFQTDEVRGMFAGLAAHSMLPLDQRLTAAVGLMFGVTAHTKGWPFPRGGSEQLIVAMQRYLESLGGQVEVDAPVESLNELPSAKAILFDLSPRQLVQIAGDELPARYRNKLQKFRHGPGSFKLDWALDGPIPWTSDACRRAGTVHVGGTFEEIAVSEQAIWDGQPCQRPFVLVAQQSRFDDSRAPQGKHTGWGYCHVPAGCTVDMTDQIEAQIERFAPGFRDLILERHRMFPRDLEHYNANYIGGDITGGVMDVWQTFTRPVARWNPYTTPSPRIFICSASTPPGAGVHGMCGWHAAHAALSRTLR; from the coding sequence ATGTCGGCGTTTGACGCAATTGTGGTGGGCGGCGGGCCCAACGGACTGGCGGCGGCGATCACCCTGGCTCGCGCCGGTCGGTCGGTGTTGGTTCGCGAAGCCAAAGACCGATTGGGCGGCGGTGCGCGGACGGCCGAACTGACACTTCCCGGGTTCCAGCACGACATCTGTTCGGCCATCCATCCGCTGGGCGTGGCTTCGCCGTTTTTCCGCAGCTTGCCGCTGACCGATTTTGGCTTGCAGTGGATTCATCCAGAACTGCCGCTGGCGCACCCCATCGACGGGGACCGCGCGGCCCGCGTCAGCCGCTCGTTGGAGGAAACGGCGGACGGGTTTGGCGAGGACGTGAAGGCCTATCGGCAGGTCTTCGAGTATTTCTGTCGACATGCCGAATCGCTCTTAGAAGAAACCCTGGGCCCCCTGCACTTTCCCAAGCACCCGCTGCTGTTGGCGCGGTTTGGGCTGCGAGGCGTGCGTTCGGCCAAAGCGTTTGTCGATCGCTGGTTTCAAACCGACGAAGTCCGCGGCATGTTCGCCGGTCTGGCCGCCCACAGTATGCTTCCGCTCGATCAACGTTTGACCGCGGCGGTGGGATTGATGTTTGGCGTCACGGCGCACACCAAAGGCTGGCCGTTTCCTCGCGGGGGTTCCGAACAATTGATCGTGGCCATGCAGCGTTACCTGGAAAGCCTGGGAGGCCAAGTGGAAGTGGACGCGCCAGTCGAATCGCTGAATGAGTTGCCGTCCGCCAAGGCGATTTTGTTCGACCTGTCGCCCCGTCAGTTGGTGCAGATTGCCGGCGACGAATTGCCGGCACGTTATCGAAACAAGCTACAAAAGTTTCGCCACGGTCCGGGATCGTTCAAGCTCGACTGGGCACTCGACGGACCGATCCCGTGGACCTCCGATGCATGTCGTCGTGCGGGCACGGTGCATGTGGGCGGTACGTTTGAAGAAATCGCCGTTTCCGAACAGGCGATTTGGGATGGTCAGCCCTGCCAGCGGCCCTTCGTGCTGGTGGCTCAGCAGAGCCGGTTTGATGATTCGCGAGCTCCCCAGGGCAAACATACGGGCTGGGGTTACTGTCACGTGCCAGCGGGCTGCACGGTCGACATGACCGATCAAATTGAAGCACAAATCGAGCGTTTCGCGCCGGGGTTTCGCGACCTGATCCTGGAGCGACACCGGATGTTTCCGCGTGACCTGGAGCACTACAACGCGAACTACATCGGCGGCGACATCACCGGCGGCGTGATGGATGTGTGGCAAACCTTCACCCGCCCGGTCGCGCGTTGGAATCCATACACCACACCTTCACCGCGCATTTTTATCTGCTCCGCCTCCACCCCTCCCGGAGCCGGCGTCCACGGCATGTGCGGCTGGCACGCCGCACATGCGGCGCTAAGCCGAACGCTGCGATAG
- a CDS encoding SDR family oxidoreductase, which yields MNIDLTDRVVMVTGGSEGIGAAIAKCCAQCGAQVAILSRDEQEMQAVVDEIQADGGKALWVKADVTDDRQVQQAVSEVNERCGQLDALVANAGVNGTWTPIDELTPEEWRQTIDVNLTGTYLAIHHCVPLMKQRGGGSIVVMSSINGTRTFSNSGASAYAASKAGQFALTKMLALELAPAKIRVNVICPGAIESAIHDKTEREDLESIRTPVEFPEGQIPLTDGAMGDPQQVAHVAAFLLSDLASHVTGTPVWIDGGQSLLR from the coding sequence GTGAACATCGATTTGACGGACCGGGTAGTGATGGTGACCGGCGGCAGCGAAGGCATCGGAGCCGCGATCGCCAAGTGCTGTGCGCAGTGCGGCGCCCAGGTTGCGATCCTCAGTCGTGACGAACAGGAAATGCAAGCCGTCGTTGACGAGATCCAAGCCGACGGCGGGAAAGCCTTATGGGTCAAAGCCGACGTGACCGATGACCGGCAAGTCCAACAAGCCGTGTCCGAGGTAAACGAGCGCTGCGGCCAATTGGATGCCTTGGTGGCCAATGCGGGTGTCAACGGAACCTGGACCCCCATCGATGAATTGACGCCGGAAGAATGGCGACAGACGATCGACGTCAACCTAACGGGCACCTACCTGGCCATCCATCACTGCGTACCGCTGATGAAACAGCGCGGCGGCGGCAGCATCGTCGTCATGTCTTCGATCAACGGCACACGGACCTTCAGCAATTCTGGGGCTTCGGCATACGCGGCGAGTAAAGCCGGACAGTTTGCGCTGACCAAAATGCTCGCCCTCGAACTGGCCCCCGCCAAGATTCGTGTGAACGTGATCTGTCCCGGGGCCATCGAGTCAGCGATCCACGACAAGACCGAGCGGGAGGACTTGGAAAGCATTCGGACCCCGGTGGAATTTCCAGAAGGGCAGATTCCATTGACCGATGGAGCGATGGGTGATCCGCAGCAGGTCGCTCACGTGGCGGCATTCCTGCTGAGCGATCTGGCCAGCCACGTTACCGGTACTCCGGTGTGGATCGATGGGGGCCAATCGCTGTTGCGGTAG
- a CDS encoding YbhB/YbcL family Raf kinase inhibitor-like protein, translating to MKLTSSAFADGAMIPAQYTGVAQDISPPLAWTEVPEGTQAFALICDDPDAPSRAQPRPEGPWVHWVIYNLPATAQQLPEAVTRQSELGQPVEAVQGKNDFDAPDNIGYRGPMPPEGSGPHRYFFKLYALDAPLDLSASDADKESLLAAMQGHVLAEAQWMGQFERK from the coding sequence ATGAAGTTGACCAGTTCCGCTTTTGCTGACGGTGCCATGATTCCCGCCCAGTACACCGGCGTCGCCCAGGACATCTCGCCGCCGCTGGCTTGGACCGAGGTGCCCGAAGGTACGCAAGCCTTCGCGCTGATTTGTGACGACCCGGATGCGCCCAGCCGCGCACAACCTCGTCCCGAGGGGCCTTGGGTGCACTGGGTGATCTATAACCTGCCGGCCACCGCGCAGCAGTTGCCCGAAGCGGTAACGCGGCAGTCGGAGCTTGGCCAGCCGGTCGAGGCCGTACAGGGCAAGAACGATTTCGATGCACCCGACAACATCGGCTATCGGGGCCCGATGCCGCCTGAAGGAAGCGGACCCCATCGTTATTTTTTCAAGCTCTACGCGTTGGACGCACCGCTAGACCTGTCCGCCAGCGATGCGGATAAAGAATCGTTGCTGGCGGCGATGCAAGGGCACGTGTTGGCCGAAGCCCAGTGGATGGGCCAGTTCGAACGCAAGTAA